The following coding sequences are from one Ornithodoros turicata isolate Travis chromosome 1, ASM3712646v1, whole genome shotgun sequence window:
- the LOC135375873 gene encoding gastrula zinc finger protein XlCGF7.1-like produces MAATGKDEAGPGTSAANCPAASFRCTTCDMLFSSEAYRDRHVRYKHHHPGGPHTCSDCGYSTAHVSALRIHRRTHTGERPFACTRCDRAFADRANLVSHIACAHHKAKTHLCETCGKLFQARRTLRQHRRIHTGEKPFVCAVCQERFTRLISLRQHASTHGAERSSEMLQEKNETVNENVNERVKRKEQASPQRNEDVMDDN; encoded by the exons ATGGCTGCAACCGGGAAGGACGAAGCTGGTCCTG GGACATCGGCGGCGAATTGTCCGGCTGCGTCATTTCGCTGCACGACCTGCGATATGCTTTTCTCCAGCGAAGCGTACCGAGACCGACACGTAAGATACAAGCACCACCACCCCGGAGGTCCTCACACGTGTTCCGACTGCGGATACAGCACGGCGCATGTGTCAGCGTTGCGAATTCACCGGAGAACCCATACGGGCGAACGCCCGTTTGCGTGCACCCGTTGCGACAGGGCCTTTGCGGACAGGGCTAATTTGGTATCACACATCGCATGTGCGCATCACAAAGCCAAGACTCACCTCTGTGAAACTTGCGGAAAACTATTTCAAGCCCGAAGGACATTAAGGCAACACCGAAGAATTCATACTGGGGAGAAGCCCTTTGTATGCGCGGTGTGCCAGGAAAGATTTACCAGGTTGATATCACTCCGACAGCATGCCAGCACGCACGGGGCAGAGCGTTCTTCTGAAATGCTGCAGGAAAAGAATGAGACAGTGAATGAGAACGTGAATGAGAGGGTGAAGAGAAAGgaacaggcttcgcctcaacgcaACGAAGACGTCATGGATGATAACTGA